The following proteins are encoded in a genomic region of Hoeflea phototrophica DFL-43:
- a CDS encoding PA0069 family radical SAM protein: protein MPSLSTLKQTAFDPSLQALEADALVKASGLRVADERARGRGAGLNMSGRFEIASREVFDDGWSSLEDLAPFKTEVQVEKPRTVITRNQSPDLSFDRSINPYRGCEHGCVYCFARPSHAYMGLSAGVDFEAKLFAKPDAPRLLERELSRPGYKVQPIAIGTNTDPYQPIERQWRIMRQLLEVLEAAGHPVGIVTKSALVTRDIDILSRMASRGLARVALSVTTLDRKLSRTMEPRASTPEKRLEAMRALSDAGVPVSVMAAPVIPGLNDHEIERILDSAKAAGADAAGYVMLRLPIEVSPLFRDWLLRHYPDRYRHVMSLIRSMRGGKDYDAEFGKRMRGSGPYAWQVARRFQMASKRLGLNLRKTPLRTDHFVPPLGDGVQLSLL, encoded by the coding sequence ATGCCGAGCCTTTCAACATTGAAGCAGACCGCCTTTGACCCGTCGCTGCAGGCCCTGGAAGCCGATGCACTGGTCAAGGCAAGTGGTCTGCGCGTGGCTGACGAGCGGGCTCGCGGCCGTGGCGCAGGACTGAACATGTCCGGCCGCTTCGAGATTGCAAGCCGTGAAGTCTTTGATGACGGCTGGAGCAGCCTTGAAGATCTCGCCCCGTTCAAGACCGAGGTTCAGGTGGAAAAGCCGCGCACGGTGATCACCCGCAACCAGTCGCCGGATCTGTCGTTTGACCGTTCGATCAATCCCTATCGCGGTTGCGAGCATGGATGTGTCTATTGCTTCGCACGGCCGTCGCACGCCTATATGGGCCTGTCGGCAGGCGTGGATTTCGAGGCCAAGCTGTTCGCCAAGCCTGATGCTCCGCGGCTGCTTGAGCGCGAACTGTCGCGACCTGGGTACAAGGTGCAGCCAATCGCGATCGGAACCAACACTGATCCCTACCAGCCGATCGAACGGCAATGGCGCATCATGCGGCAATTGCTAGAGGTGCTGGAGGCGGCGGGCCATCCGGTTGGCATTGTCACGAAATCTGCGCTGGTCACGCGCGACATCGACATTCTCTCACGCATGGCATCGAGGGGACTGGCGCGGGTGGCGCTCTCGGTCACCACGCTCGACCGCAAACTGTCGCGCACCATGGAGCCAAGGGCCTCGACGCCCGAGAAGCGGCTGGAAGCAATGCGCGCTCTGTCAGACGCGGGCGTTCCGGTTTCGGTGATGGCAGCGCCGGTGATTCCGGGGCTCAATGATCACGAGATCGAGCGTATCCTCGATTCGGCCAAGGCCGCAGGCGCCGATGCCGCTGGCTATGTGATGCTTCGGCTGCCGATCGAGGTCAGCCCGCTGTTTCGCGACTGGCTGCTCCGGCACTATCCCGACCGCTACCGCCACGTGATGTCGCTGATCCGCTCGATGCGTGGCGGCAAGGATTATGACGCGGAGTTCGGCAAGCGGATGCGCGGCAGCGGACCTTATGCCTGGCAGGTCGCACGACGGTTCCAGATGGCCTCAAAACGCCTCGGGCTCAATCTGCGCAAGACACCGTTGAGGACAGACCACTTCGTGCCGCCCCTGGGTGACGGCGTGCAACTGAGCCTTTTGTAG
- a CDS encoding glycosyl transferase — MISVLIECKDQENALAVSLAALVPGAVEGLIAEVVILDRGSRDGTARLADAAGCKFIEDGDLVDVVRAARGEWLLLIEPGARPLQGWIEQLVQHLALGGPPARMRPSRDYRLPFFARWRRPLSALEHGVVLPKRQAIANARSGQSLESLGRGLAMKKLRCEIVPAAVLAFS, encoded by the coding sequence ATGATAAGTGTTCTCATCGAATGTAAGGATCAGGAAAACGCGCTTGCTGTCAGTCTCGCAGCCCTTGTCCCGGGTGCTGTGGAAGGCTTGATAGCGGAAGTGGTGATTCTCGATCGCGGCTCACGTGACGGCACGGCCAGGCTCGCCGATGCTGCAGGCTGCAAGTTCATCGAAGATGGCGATCTTGTCGATGTTGTCCGTGCTGCGCGTGGTGAATGGCTGCTGCTGATAGAGCCTGGTGCGCGGCCCTTGCAGGGCTGGATCGAACAGCTTGTCCAGCACCTTGCGCTTGGCGGTCCTCCGGCACGGATGCGGCCTTCACGCGATTACCGTCTGCCTTTCTTCGCAAGGTGGCGCAGGCCGCTGTCCGCGCTTGAGCATGGCGTGGTCCTGCCCAAGCGACAGGCAATCGCCAATGCAAGGTCTGGCCAATCGCTTGAAAGCCTTGGGCGCGGCCTGGCAATGAAAAAGCTCCGCTGCGAAATCGTGCCTGCGGCCGTGCTGGCCTTTTCCTGA